Proteins encoded in a region of the Flavobacterium sp. MDT1-60 genome:
- a CDS encoding GNAT family N-acetyltransferase: MSFTDWKIDRIENVSPEEFFKLIDKNRNHIEKTFPVTLANSDSLKKAEDFLTVSRDKEKNNEGFYFYARDIKSNDLIGYLCVKTIDYRISKCELGYFADEDFQGKGITSKMVSDALDFCFNELKMNKVFICTSEINLASQRVALKHNFKQEGILRDEFRNGDGELQNTVYFGLLKSEYVENEK; this comes from the coding sequence ATGAGTTTTACAGATTGGAAAATAGACAGAATAGAAAATGTTTCTCCCGAAGAGTTTTTCAAACTTATTGATAAAAATAGAAATCACATTGAAAAAACTTTTCCTGTAACGCTGGCCAATTCTGATTCTTTAAAGAAAGCTGAAGATTTTCTGACAGTCAGTCGTGACAAAGAAAAAAACAATGAAGGGTTTTACTTTTATGCCAGGGATATCAAATCCAATGATTTAATTGGTTATTTATGTGTCAAAACTATAGATTACCGTATTTCAAAATGTGAATTAGGTTATTTCGCAGATGAAGATTTTCAGGGAAAAGGAATCACATCAAAAATGGTTTCAGATGCACTTGATTTTTGTTTCAATGAATTGAAAATGAACAAAGTTTTCATCTGTACATCAGAAATTAACCTTGCAAGCCAACGAGTTGCATTAAAGCACAATTTCAAACAAGAAGGAATTTTACGAGACGAATTTAGAAATGGTGATGGCGAGTTGCAGAACACTGTTTATTTCGGATTGCTTAAATCAGAATATGTAGAAAATGAAAAATAG